In a single window of the Agromyces sp. H17E-10 genome:
- a CDS encoding aminotransferase class V-fold PLP-dependent enzyme — protein MIATDQAAVRPVRTSEAASMMSGSASPVPAGSVPLARLVDAELEVPVLGGRAVRHVNLDVAASAPAFTVVAEQVARVLPYYASVHRGTGYPSQQTTALVEGARATVARHVGARDDDLVVFTRNTTDALNLLASAVPGDTVVLDLEHHANLLPWRDGARRVVVAQPTIAETLDALDAELARCPAALLTVTGASNVTGEVLPIDRLARLAHAHGARIAVDAAQLLPHRRVSLEASDLDYLAFSGHKAYAPFGAGAFVGRADWLDAAPAHLAGGGAVETVRLDRVEWKHGAARHEAGTPNVVGIVAIARALAEFERLGEAARDSHEQALTDRLHAGLGAQRGIRVVHGFEDADDRLGIATIELERGSVGLLAAALGAEHGISVRAGRFCAHPFFDRVAGRANGLRASLGAGSTTDDVDRFLTALAKLVSDGPAHAYDRGPEGWHPLVDDRPRPEFAF, from the coding sequence GTGATCGCCACCGACCAGGCCGCCGTCCGCCCCGTGCGCACGTCGGAGGCGGCGAGCATGATGTCCGGCTCCGCGTCTCCGGTTCCCGCCGGATCCGTGCCGCTCGCCCGGCTCGTCGACGCGGAGCTCGAGGTGCCGGTGCTCGGCGGCCGAGCCGTGCGGCACGTCAACCTCGACGTGGCCGCCTCGGCGCCGGCGTTCACCGTCGTCGCCGAACAGGTCGCCCGGGTGCTGCCCTACTACGCGAGCGTGCACCGCGGCACCGGCTATCCGTCGCAGCAGACCACCGCGCTCGTCGAAGGAGCACGCGCGACCGTAGCCCGCCACGTCGGCGCCCGCGACGACGACCTCGTCGTCTTCACGCGCAACACGACCGACGCGCTCAACCTGCTCGCGAGCGCGGTGCCCGGCGACACCGTGGTGCTCGATCTCGAGCACCACGCCAACCTGCTGCCCTGGCGCGACGGGGCCCGTCGCGTCGTCGTGGCCCAGCCGACGATCGCCGAGACGCTCGATGCGCTCGACGCAGAGCTCGCCCGATGTCCGGCCGCGCTGCTGACCGTCACGGGGGCGTCGAACGTGACCGGCGAGGTGCTGCCGATCGACCGGCTCGCCCGCCTCGCGCACGCGCACGGCGCACGCATCGCCGTCGACGCCGCGCAACTGCTGCCCCACCGTCGGGTCTCGCTCGAGGCATCCGACCTCGACTACCTCGCCTTCTCGGGCCACAAGGCCTACGCGCCGTTCGGCGCGGGCGCCTTCGTCGGCCGCGCCGACTGGCTCGACGCCGCGCCCGCCCATCTCGCGGGCGGCGGTGCCGTCGAGACCGTTCGGCTCGACCGCGTCGAGTGGAAGCACGGTGCAGCACGCCACGAGGCGGGCACGCCCAACGTCGTCGGCATCGTCGCGATCGCCCGGGCGCTCGCCGAGTTCGAGCGCCTCGGCGAGGCTGCCCGCGACTCGCACGAACAGGCGCTGACCGACCGGCTCCACGCGGGACTCGGAGCCCAGCGCGGCATCCGCGTCGTGCACGGATTCGAGGACGCCGACGACCGGCTCGGCATCGCGACGATCGAGCTCGAACGCGGGTCGGTGGGCCTCCTCGCCGCCGCACTCGGCGCGGAGCACGGCATCTCGGTGCGGGCCGGCCGGTTCTGCGCCCACCCGTTCTTCGACCGCGTGGCCGGCCGGGCGAACGGACTGCGGGCGAGCCTCGGCGCCGGATCGACGACCGATGACGTCGACCGGTTCCTCACCGCGCTCGCGAAGCTCGTCTCCGACGGCCCGGCCCACGCCTACGACCGCGGTCCCGAGGGCTGGCACCCGCTCGTCGACGACCGCCCGCGCCCCGAGTTCGCCTTCTGA